In the Pseudodesulfovibrio senegalensis genome, one interval contains:
- a CDS encoding protein-L-isoaspartate(D-aspartate) O-methyltransferase, producing MMVDPKRLRDKMVREQLERRGIRDERVLNAMRILPRHLFVQDALAAKAYTDAPLPIGEGQTISQPYVVALMSEALELQPGMKVLEIGTGSGYQAAVLAEMGAEVYTVERIRKLFFAARKRFVDMRMFSVKLKLDDGTMGWKDEAPFDRIIVTAGGPEVPGPLVDQLSDDGRLIIPVGGTRRSQRLVVVTKQGGVVSESDMGGVTFVDLVGTHGWENARTGE from the coding sequence GATCCCAAGCGATTGCGGGATAAAATGGTTCGGGAACAGCTGGAGCGGAGAGGGATTCGGGACGAACGCGTCCTGAACGCCATGCGCATATTGCCGCGGCACCTCTTTGTGCAGGACGCTCTTGCGGCCAAGGCATATACGGATGCTCCACTGCCCATAGGCGAGGGGCAGACCATTTCGCAGCCCTACGTTGTTGCCCTTATGTCCGAGGCTCTGGAGCTGCAGCCCGGAATGAAGGTGCTCGAAATCGGCACCGGCTCCGGGTATCAGGCCGCGGTTCTGGCTGAAATGGGAGCCGAGGTCTATACGGTGGAGCGCATTCGCAAGCTGTTTTTTGCTGCACGCAAGCGCTTTGTGGATATGCGCATGTTCAGTGTCAAGCTCAAGTTGGACGATGGAACCATGGGATGGAAGGACGAGGCTCCGTTTGACCGGATTATCGTTACGGCCGGAGGGCCGGAAGTCCCCGGACCTCTGGTGGACCAGTTGTCCGATGATGGGCGGTTGATCATCCCCGTGGGTGGGACGCGTCGTTCCCAGAGGCTGGTCGTGGTTACAAAGCAGGGCGGTGTGGTTTCGGAGTCGGATATGGGGGGAGTGACGTTCGTCGATCTGGTCGGCACCCATGGCTGGGAAAACGCACGTACTGGAGAATAG